A stretch of Rhizobium glycinendophyticum DNA encodes these proteins:
- a CDS encoding putative bifunctional diguanylate cyclase/phosphodiesterase: protein MGTDGSADARERRVIFSYQAMTLTVAGFATLWAVIFAAHGHKAMAVAELFPAVVSLLCFALVTAGKLDLFLLVAQVSFLVFIFGFCLLFDVPNPTYPRVSHLFLPLLAMMGYINYLRRPSLAQGAVIVATLATFIFLHASNSVSPFADPIPEDLRAVGVWVNPALAALLFTAAVHALQRRLSAPRGLARELLGAMRRGELSLAYQPQVDRDGRITGAEALLRWNHPTRGAVSPAEFIPVAEDLGLMPVLGAWVLDQACGTLARWKADPALTRLTLSVNVSASQFNESDFTTTVRQLVESHAIDSTRLRLELTENVLLAGLEPVAEKMEALKRTGVTFSLDDFGTGYSSLAYLRRLPVTELKIDRSFVAGASDSDRGQALVRSIVSIASDLDLNVVAEGVETAAQHAFLRDTGCHLFQGWLFGRPVPRDDFELILRERQPAEMPVPQRLQARLAAAV, encoded by the coding sequence ATGGGTACCGACGGCAGCGCCGATGCGCGCGAAAGACGCGTGATCTTCTCCTATCAGGCGATGACGCTGACCGTGGCCGGTTTCGCCACCCTTTGGGCGGTCATCTTCGCCGCCCACGGCCACAAGGCCATGGCCGTTGCCGAACTCTTCCCGGCCGTCGTCAGCCTCCTCTGCTTCGCGCTGGTCACCGCCGGCAAGCTTGACCTTTTCCTGCTTGTCGCCCAGGTCTCCTTCCTGGTCTTTATCTTCGGCTTCTGCCTGCTCTTCGACGTGCCCAACCCTACCTATCCCAGGGTATCGCACCTCTTTTTGCCCCTGCTGGCGATGATGGGCTATATCAACTATCTGCGCCGACCCTCTCTCGCTCAGGGCGCCGTCATCGTCGCCACCCTTGCAACTTTCATATTTTTGCACGCCTCCAATAGCGTTTCGCCCTTTGCCGACCCGATCCCGGAGGATCTGCGCGCGGTCGGCGTCTGGGTCAATCCGGCACTCGCGGCCCTGCTCTTTACCGCCGCCGTGCATGCCCTGCAGCGCCGCCTGTCGGCACCGCGCGGCCTCGCCCGGGAACTGCTCGGCGCCATGCGCCGTGGCGAACTCTCCCTCGCCTATCAGCCGCAGGTCGATCGTGACGGTCGCATCACCGGGGCCGAGGCCCTCCTGCGGTGGAACCACCCGACCCGTGGCGCGGTGTCGCCCGCCGAATTCATCCCCGTCGCCGAAGATCTCGGCCTGATGCCGGTCCTCGGCGCCTGGGTCCTCGACCAAGCCTGCGGAACACTGGCCCGCTGGAAGGCTGATCCGGCGCTCACCCGCCTGACGCTCTCCGTCAATGTCAGCGCCAGCCAGTTCAACGAGAGCGATTTTACCACAACTGTCCGCCAGCTTGTCGAAAGCCATGCGATTGACTCCACCCGCCTGCGCCTCGAGCTCACCGAAAATGTGCTGCTCGCCGGCCTCGAACCAGTGGCTGAAAAGATGGAGGCGCTGAAACGGACAGGCGTCACCTTCTCGCTCGATGACTTCGGCACGGGTTATTCGTCGCTTGCCTATCTGCGCCGCCTGCCGGTCACCGAACTGAAGATCGATCGCAGCTTCGTCGCCGGTGCCAGCGACAGCGATCGCGGCCAGGCGCTCGTTCGCTCCATCGTCTCGATAGCCAGCGACCTCGACCTGAACGTGGTCGCCGAGGGTGTCGAAACCGCCGCCCAGCACGCTTTCCTGCGCGACACCGGCTGCCACCTCTTCCAGGGCTGGCTCTTCGGCCGTCCGGTTCCGCGCGATGATTTTGAGCTCATTCTGCGCGAGAGGCAGCCGGCGGAGATGCCGGTGCCGCAGCGTTTGCAGGCGAGGTTGGCGGCGGCGGTGTGA
- a CDS encoding toll/interleukin-1 receptor domain-containing protein, with translation MAEFGVKPPPQVNTNSKWVYSKAALAGQSPAIILRVASELDLLPELGVTNEQLITENDRPPRNWEGSVSFRLFISHVSVDNLKATRLKECLVPYSISGFVAHEDIAPTLEWQGEIERGLRTMDALLAIHTPGFSKSNWCQQEVGYALGRGVKIISLKLGEDPTGFIGKHQALARRDRVAEEIAKEVDAILSSDSRTRDSLAQAKGRFPERLSVARDSA, from the coding sequence TTGGCTGAGTTTGGCGTCAAGCCGCCCCCGCAGGTGAATACAAATAGCAAATGGGTGTATTCTAAAGCCGCTTTGGCAGGACAAAGTCCGGCTATCATTCTGCGCGTTGCATCGGAATTGGACCTGCTCCCAGAATTGGGTGTAACCAATGAACAATTAATAACTGAAAATGATCGGCCTCCACGAAACTGGGAAGGGTCTGTTTCATTCAGACTTTTTATAAGTCATGTGTCGGTCGATAATTTGAAAGCAACCCGACTGAAGGAATGCTTAGTCCCCTACTCAATCTCGGGCTTCGTCGCGCACGAGGACATTGCACCAACATTGGAGTGGCAGGGCGAGATCGAGAGAGGCCTTCGGACTATGGATGCCCTACTTGCAATCCACACCCCCGGTTTCTCCAAAAGCAATTGGTGTCAACAGGAGGTAGGTTACGCTTTGGGGCGAGGTGTCAAAATCATTTCGCTTAAGTTGGGAGAGGATCCAACCGGCTTCATTGGCAAGCATCAAGCACTTGCGCGACGGGACCGGGTTGCTGAGGAAATTGCCAAGGAGGTTGACGCAATCTTGTCTTCGGACTCTCGCACCCGCGATTCTTTAGCTCAAGCAAAAGGGCGGTTCCCTGAACGTCTCAGTGTCGCTCGGGATTCAGCCTAG
- a CDS encoding GcvT family protein yields the protein MAEFPSKAKVVIIGLGGIVGASIAHHLIERGWDDIVGIDKSGIPTDIGSTAHASDFCYTTSHDYLSVWTTQYSIDFYEKMGHYARIGGLEVARTGDDTWMEEIKRKLSSARAFGTRAHYVSPAEIKQLFPLIEEDQVMGGLFDPDAGLVIPRSQTVAGKLVDAAEKSGKLQMFGNTPAKSLIVEGGRIKGVVTHRGTIMADHVIVCAGLWGRLIAEMVGEDLPVMPVDHPLTFFGPYNEFEGTGKEIGYPLLRDQGNSAYMRDTGDPKTTEGGQIEWGYYEQHNPRMCHPRELLEKHEARLSPSQRDLDMEQILEPLERAMELTPILGELGYNESHSFNGLLQVSAAGGPSCGESQKVRGLWYCVAIWVKDGPGYGKLIADWMTDGRTEIDHSSIDYARFYPHQLEEKFIEGRCYEAAQKIYFPAVHTREPYASGRGVKRSPMYEREVELGGYFMELGGWERAHGYAANEHLLEKYGDRVPVRENEWDNRHFWRVSNAEHLAMSEDCGIVNLSHFHMVDIEGPDHVELLEWLCAAKIGGDANIGKGIYTHFLDDEGMVRADFTVFRMADRCRLVNGADAGPRDFHYMKRVAQDRGLDVTITDTSEKYITIGIWGPNARVTLKKAVADPAGLDPENFPFAAIKQIEIAGKSVTAFRISYVGEQGWELHMKYEDGLAVWDALRATGVMAFGVETYANSRRMEKSLRLQNADLLTQYNLIEADLARPKVKEADFRGKAKHLEYKARDKQPAMLCTLVMTDNVDSKGIARYPVGSMPVVDPATGEVLIDSLGRRSYTTSVAFGPTIGKNIALAYLPAEYCEVGRKLNVEYFAESFPVEVAAVGYKPLYDPENLKPRS from the coding sequence ATGGCAGAGTTTCCGTCCAAGGCAAAAGTCGTCATCATCGGTTTGGGGGGCATCGTCGGCGCCTCCATCGCCCATCACCTGATCGAGCGCGGCTGGGACGACATCGTCGGCATCGACAAGTCGGGCATCCCGACCGATATCGGCTCCACGGCCCATGCCTCGGACTTCTGTTACACCACATCCCACGACTATCTCTCGGTCTGGACCACCCAGTATTCGATCGATTTCTACGAGAAGATGGGCCACTACGCCCGCATCGGCGGGTTGGAAGTCGCCCGCACCGGTGACGACACCTGGATGGAAGAGATCAAGCGCAAGCTCTCGTCCGCCCGCGCCTTCGGCACCCGCGCCCATTATGTTTCACCCGCCGAAATCAAGCAGCTCTTCCCGCTGATCGAGGAAGACCAGGTCATGGGCGGCCTGTTCGATCCGGACGCCGGCCTCGTCATCCCGCGCTCCCAGACCGTTGCCGGCAAGCTCGTCGATGCGGCTGAAAAGTCCGGCAAGCTCCAGATGTTCGGCAACACGCCGGCCAAGTCGCTGATCGTCGAAGGCGGCCGCATCAAGGGCGTCGTCACCCATCGCGGCACGATCATGGCCGATCACGTCATCGTCTGCGCCGGCCTCTGGGGTCGCCTGATCGCAGAAATGGTCGGCGAAGACCTGCCCGTCATGCCGGTCGACCATCCGCTCACCTTCTTCGGTCCGTATAACGAGTTCGAAGGCACGGGTAAGGAAATCGGCTATCCGCTGCTGCGCGACCAGGGCAATTCCGCCTATATGCGTGACACCGGCGACCCGAAGACCACCGAAGGCGGCCAGATCGAATGGGGCTATTACGAGCAGCACAATCCGCGCATGTGCCATCCGCGCGAGCTCCTCGAAAAGCACGAGGCACGCCTTTCGCCCTCGCAGCGCGACCTCGACATGGAGCAGATCCTCGAGCCGCTCGAGCGCGCCATGGAGCTCACCCCGATTCTTGGCGAACTCGGCTATAACGAGAGCCATTCGTTCAACGGCCTGCTGCAGGTGTCCGCTGCCGGCGGCCCGTCCTGTGGCGAAAGCCAGAAGGTGCGCGGCCTCTGGTATTGCGTCGCCATCTGGGTCAAGGACGGCCCTGGCTACGGCAAGCTGATCGCCGACTGGATGACCGACGGCCGCACCGAGATCGATCATTCCTCGATCGATTACGCCCGTTTCTATCCGCACCAGCTGGAAGAGAAGTTCATCGAGGGCCGCTGCTACGAAGCCGCCCAGAAGATCTATTTCCCCGCCGTACACACCCGCGAGCCCTATGCGTCCGGTCGTGGCGTCAAGCGCTCGCCGATGTATGAGCGCGAAGTCGAGCTCGGCGGCTACTTCATGGAGCTTGGCGGCTGGGAGCGTGCGCATGGCTATGCCGCCAACGAACACCTCCTGGAGAAATATGGCGACCGCGTTCCGGTTCGTGAAAACGAATGGGATAACCGACACTTCTGGCGTGTTTCGAATGCCGAACATCTGGCGATGAGCGAGGATTGCGGCATCGTCAACCTCAGCCATTTCCACATGGTCGACATCGAAGGTCCTGACCATGTCGAGCTACTCGAATGGCTCTGCGCCGCCAAGATCGGTGGCGACGCGAATATCGGCAAGGGCATCTATACCCACTTCCTCGACGACGAGGGCATGGTGCGCGCGGACTTCACCGTCTTCCGCATGGCCGACCGCTGCCGCCTGGTGAATGGCGCCGACGCCGGCCCGCGCGACTTCCACTACATGAAACGCGTCGCCCAGGATCGCGGCCTAGATGTCACCATCACCGACACCTCGGAAAAATACATCACCATCGGCATCTGGGGCCCGAACGCCCGCGTGACGCTGAAAAAGGCCGTCGCCGACCCGGCTGGTCTCGACCCGGAAAACTTCCCCTTCGCCGCAATCAAGCAGATCGAAATCGCCGGCAAGTCCGTCACGGCCTTCCGCATCTCCTATGTCGGCGAGCAGGGCTGGGAACTGCACATGAAATACGAAGACGGCCTCGCCGTCTGGGATGCACTTCGTGCAACGGGTGTGATGGCCTTCGGCGTTGAGACCTATGCCAACTCGCGCCGCATGGAAAAGAGCCTGCGCCTGCAGAATGCCGATCTCTTGACCCAATACAACCTGATCGAGGCGGATCTCGCCCGCCCGAAGGTCAAGGAAGCCGATTTCCGCGGCAAGGCCAAGCATCTCGAATACAAGGCCCGCGACAAGCAGCCCGCCATGCTCTGCACGCTCGTCATGACCGACAATGTCGACAGCAAGGGCATCGCCCGCTACCCCGTCGGCTCCATGCCGGTCGTCGACCCCGCCACCGGCGAAGTCCTGATCGACAGCCTCGGCCGTCGCTCCTACACGACATCGGTCGCCTTCGGCCCGACCATCGGCAAGAACATCGCGCTCGCCTATCTGCCGGCGGAGTATTGCGAAGTGGGGCGGAAGCTGAATGTGGAATACTTCGCCGAGAGCTTCCCGGTCGAGGTCGCGGCGGTTGGGTATAAGCCGCTGTATGATCCTGAGAATTTGAAGCCGCGGAGCTGA
- a CDS encoding pyridoxamine 5'-phosphate oxidase family protein produces MTLTLPELAHKMKKIDFCMMLTKSEFGAIASRPMSNNGEVDYDGDSFFFSYTDTRKVRELTADPTVSLTFTAPPSLLGKPGIFVAVQGRASLIADKAVFEAHWTKDLDRWFPDGIDTPGIILIKVHAERIEYWDGEDNGTISV; encoded by the coding sequence ATGACACTCACCCTTCCCGAACTCGCCCACAAGATGAAGAAGATCGACTTCTGCATGATGCTGACCAAATCGGAATTCGGCGCCATCGCCAGCCGCCCGATGAGCAACAATGGCGAGGTCGACTACGACGGCGACAGCTTCTTCTTTTCCTATACGGATACGCGAAAGGTCCGCGAACTGACCGCCGACCCGACCGTCTCGCTCACCTTCACCGCCCCGCCCAGCCTGCTCGGCAAGCCCGGCATATTCGTCGCCGTCCAGGGCCGCGCCAGCCTGATCGCCGACAAGGCGGTGTTCGAGGCGCACTGGACCAAGGATCTCGACCGCTGGTTTCCTGATGGCATCGACACGCCCGGCATCATCCTCATCAAAGTGCATGCCGAGAGGATCGAATACTGGGACGGCGAGGACAACGGCACGATCTCCGTCTGA
- a CDS encoding DUF992 domain-containing protein, translating into MKTLIAASLAALPLLAAAGTTHAADMTYAEPAPTFQEQDRVGGVRIGYLDCQIGSGFGYVLGSAKTADCAFTSVIDGEPLDTYSGSIKKFGVDLGYTAKGRIIWAVFAPTAGYHKGSLGGLYGGATAEATIGAGVGANVLFGGTSGSIHLQPVSVTGQLGLNIAATGTSMTLQPAS; encoded by the coding sequence ATGAAGACCCTGATCGCGGCCAGCCTTGCCGCCCTGCCCTTGCTGGCCGCTGCCGGCACCACCCACGCGGCCGACATGACCTATGCCGAGCCCGCTCCCACGTTCCAGGAACAGGACCGCGTCGGCGGCGTTCGCATCGGTTATCTCGACTGCCAGATCGGTTCCGGTTTCGGCTACGTTCTCGGTTCCGCCAAGACCGCCGACTGCGCCTTTACCTCCGTGATCGACGGTGAACCGCTCGACACCTATTCCGGCTCCATCAAGAAGTTCGGCGTCGACCTCGGCTACACCGCCAAGGGCCGCATCATCTGGGCCGTCTTCGCCCCGACCGCCGGCTATCACAAGGGTTCGCTCGGCGGCCTTTATGGCGGCGCGACGGCTGAAGCCACCATCGGCGCCGGCGTCGGCGCCAACGTTCTCTTCGGTGGCACCTCCGGCTCGATCCATCTGCAGCCGGTCAGCGTGACGGGCCAGCTCGGCCTCAACATCGCCGCCACCGGCACCTCGATGACGCTGCAGCCGGCCAGCTGA